Within the Piliocolobus tephrosceles isolate RC106 chromosome 15, ASM277652v3, whole genome shotgun sequence genome, the region TTTTTGTGTTGTGCCTTGATGCTGTAATACTCCTTTGCTTTATGAATGCGTGCGGTCATCACTGTCTTTTAGAAATGTTCCAGCAACATAAAGACAAGCAGAGTAAATGAAAACACTGTGGATGTTAGGGAATTTATTGgcccctgttttttgttttttgtttttcttttttgagaaacaaGAGCATGagatacttgtttttattttttaaaaagtctttcctTCCTGATTGCATTCCCTGTCTTCTTTTGTATGTGCTtcataaaaaggaaagtaaataaGTTTATATTATGTCTCAGATAAAATGAAGACTATTTCTATACAAGTGTCCATTTAAGATCTTGGGATCAGACATAATACTCTTTAtccttgtttttcttatttttgttggcGCTCTTCGCACTGCTGGGTTGTTTCTCCTTTACGACAGCCCCATTGGACTGTGCTGAGTTACTGATGTAGTTTCGACTCTCGTCCACATGGTATGAGCCTTCATCCCGGTTTCTGTACTTGTACATGGCATACAGGAGGATAAGGATGCACAGGGCGGCAGCAGCTACTATCCCAACGACCATACCCGTGGTGCTGCTGGACTCCCGGATCACTTCTGCTGAGCCTGGGTACGGCTCTCTGCCGCCTGCTCGGGTTGGGTTGGCTATAGAAAAGAGGATGAGAACAAACACAAGGTGATCATTGAGTTCACTGGATACGAGAGAGCTACATTCACATTTATTATCTATTTCTAACAGCACCTATGTGTTAGGAAAGGTATCCTGTTGACAAATGTAACCATCCCTCTGCCTCATGGGTACTAAAAACTAGGGACTCTGATTCAAAGTTCTCTGGGAGAGATTTGTTGCTATGTCTTCTTTTTCACAAATCAATTTTGTTTACAGAGTTGTGTAAGCATTGCCCTAAATAAACCCCAATTAGCTCTAAAGGGCCATTTTGTTGGTTAAGTGGAAAAACCACAAACCCAACATAAAGAAAACCAGAATAGCCCTACCCTATCATACTAGAGGGGATCATAAGAATCAAATTGGTGTTGCTCTAGAACATAGGTCTAACTAGACTGAATCAGGACAACTAAATTTAGGATTACTTTAGAAATCATATTCCCTTGTATTTTAAAGAATACAGTattgaacaataaaataattcacacaTTTTAACTGTCTGCTTTTTAAAGTATaactttacttatatttttataaatgaaaatagactAATTTCCATTTTGTTGGAGATTTACTTGTTTACATAAGTatgtgtctattttattaattgattGGGGAGCTCCCAAGCTAAACTTTGGAgcagaaagtaataaaatattctttctcagttttaaatACAGTCAAGATTGATTTTTTTAGTCAAAACTCAGAACTACCTAATAGATAATAATAGAAGACTGGCTAGTTTTATTCAACTGACAAAACCCTTCTTCAGTCTTCCCAAAGTATAAGTAAGGCTCTTTCTTGGATGAGAGCAATGGATTTTGGGGTGTCTACATCTTCTTGAAGGCTTGGTCAGACACTGAAATTGATTGATGGGGAAGAATGGACCTGAGATTTAATTGGTAGATAGGAGGAGAAGGAGCAGCTCTTTTCCTCTATACATAATAAACTTTTTTGATATTAAAGGATATAAACTGTGGAGAGAGAAGAAGATTCTATCCTACTCTGACTGTAGGTCATTTTTTCCTTGTGAATTGTGTTTTCTGCTTTTCCCTGAATCTCTATCCTCTCACTTGTCCTATATACAAATACTACTTTTCAGACGTAATGTATTAAAAATGCTACAACTTTCAAAACACTATTCTTTGCCAATTATGCATAATGAACTTAAATAATATTGATTGCATATATACTAGATAGGatgtatgtgtatgagtgtgtgtttgtgtgtatgtaagaACTGAAAACTTAAGAAGACTAaaattgtgcttttatttcactACTACTAAACATCATTTAGTAATTAGTTTTAATATTTCTGCAAAAGTTCTTGTTAATTACTGGGAATCATTTTACCAAACATATGGCTCTATACTGCTCTGTAATTCCATTTTCAAATATCACCAAGATTTCTTTTgcctaaatgtgtgtgtgtgtgtgtgtttctgtgattttcctttccttctccaacTAAAGTCTTAACAAATATAGCCAATTCCAAGGTAGTAGCTCTCAGTCTCAAAGTAGCAATATGCTATGTTCTGGGGCTACAAAATGTAGCAGGTGAAAATATTTATGCTGAATATGTCCTTGCTTGTTTTACAAAAGCCCATGGAGTGTGGCTTAATAAAAAGCTTTGGAGTTGCTTCTGTGGCCAAGGTAGAAGGAGACAAAGACTGTAATCCACGGTATTTG harbors:
- the NRXN1 gene encoding neurexin-1 isoform X27; this encodes MDMRWHCENSQTTDDILVASAECPSDDEDIDPCEPSSANPTRAGGREPYPGSAEVIRESSSTTGMVVGIVAAAALCILILLYAMYKYRNRDEGSYHVDESRNYISNSAQSNGAVVKEKQPSSAKSANKNKKNKDKEYYV
- the NRXN1 gene encoding neurexin-1 isoform X26; translation: MDMRWHCENSQTTDDILVASAECPSDDEDIDPCEPSSGGLANPTRAGGREPYPGSAEVIRESSSTTGMVVGIVAAAALCILILLYAMYKYRNRDEGSYHVDESRNYISNSAQSNGAVVKEKQPSSAKSANKNKKNKDKEYYV